A single genomic interval of Malania oleifera isolate guangnan ecotype guangnan chromosome 13, ASM2987363v1, whole genome shotgun sequence harbors:
- the LOC131145485 gene encoding protein IQ-DOMAIN 23-like, whose amino-acid sequence MGKSANWFRRLFGGNKPAGSGGSTDSRRTKERKRWGLVRSFKDNDRTAMPAPSPQPCQATSAGVYADADDANKHAIAVAAATAAVAEAALAAAQAAAAVVRLTSSGGRCTTPAHVSGGGRRREDLAAVKIQSAFRAYLARRALRALKALVKLQALVRGHIVRKQTADMLRRMQALVRVQARARANRAQMSESSHSTITTNSLPHHTGSPIKYMQQFHTNSTKLDRSSILKRCGSNSNIRDAISQAEDHMGQDWLDQWIEDYSWNHHRNTGSLKTWHVDEEKSDKILEVDTERPHFKSKGSNRAFQSPHHVLASDYSNHSYATVDSPSKYPARIHKPIPSLSSREALSLSSAKFPEEADEEALYTAENSPQVFSASSRLGSSSSTRRGPFTPGRSECSRSLFDGYLDYPNYMANTESSRAKARSQSAPRQRIEFENPGSRRSSGHGVWDAGTNSHRGWALQADSRNRDYTFSGRLDRLLSSSLR is encoded by the exons ATGGGTAAGTCGGCGAATTGGTTCCGGCGACTTTTTGGCGGGAACAAGCCGGCGGGGTCCGGTGGTTCAACGGATTCCAGACGCACGAAAGAGAGGAAGAGGTGGGGCCTCGTTAGATCCTTCAAAGATAATGACCGCACGGCGATGCCGGCCCCGTCGCCGCAGCCCTGTCAGGCTACCTCCGCCGGCGTCTACGCCGACGCAGACGACGCCAACAAACACGCGATAGCGGTGGCGGCGGCCACGGCGGCTGTGGCGGAGGCCGCGTTGGCCGCGGCGCAGGCTGCGGCCGCCGTCGTGAGGCTCACGAGCAGCGGCGGGCGATGCACGACCCCGGCGCACGTTAGCGGAGGCGGCCGGCGCAGGGAGGACTTGGCCGCCGTTAAGATACAGTCGGCGTTTCGAGCTTACCTG GCAAGGAGGGCGCTAAGGGCGCTGAAGGCACTGGTGAAGCTCCAGGCATTGGTGAGAGGCCACATTGTGAGAAAGCAAACTGCAGACATGCTCAGGCGAATGCAGGCCTTGGTCCGAGTCCAGGCCCGAGCCCGTGCAAACCGAGCTCAGATGTCCGAATCCTCTCATTCTACTATAACTACCAACTCTCTTCCCCACCACACT GGTTCTCCAATTAAATACATGCAGCAATTCCATACAAACAGCACCAAACTGGATCGCTCCTCAATTCTGAAG AGATGCGGTTCAAATTCAAACATCAGGGATGCCATCAGCCAAGCTGAAGATCATATGGGTCAAGATTGGTTAGACCAGTGGATAGAAGACTATTCATGGAACCACCACCGAAACACTGGTTCACTGAAAACCTGGCATGTGGATGAAGAGAAGAGTGACAAAATCCTTGAAGTGGATACTGAGAGGCCTCACTTCAAATCCAAAGGAAGCAACAGAGCCTTCCAATCACCACATCATGTTTTAGCATCTGATTATAGTAATCACAGCTATGCGACAGTGGACTCGCCATCAAAATACCCAGCAAGAATTCACAAACCGATCCCAAGCTTGTCTTCCAGGGAAGCTTTATCCTTAAGCTCCGCAAAATTCCCCGAGGAAGCAGATGAAGAAGCTTTGTACACAGCTGAGAACAGCCCACAAGTGTTTTCTGCATCATCTAGGCTTGGAAGTAGCAGCAGCACTCGGAGGGGCCCTTTCACACCTGGAAGGAGTGAGTGCTCAAGAAGCCTATTTGATGGGTACCTTGATTACCCAAATTACATGGCTAATACAGAATCATCTCGGGCTAAAGCCAGGTCACAAAGTGCACCAAGACAGAGGATTGAGTTTGAGAATCCTGGTTCAAGGAGGTCGTCGGGGCACGGAGTTTGGGATGCAGGGACTAATTCCCATAGGGGCTGGGCTCTACAAGCTGATTCTAGGAACAGAGACTACACATTTTCGGGACGCTTGGATAGACTTTTGAGTTCCAGTTTAAGGTGA